One segment of Babesia bigemina genome assembly Bbig001, chromosome : II DNA contains the following:
- a CDS encoding MIZ zinc finger domain containing protein, putative: MFTDTNLPLDFTYCLCYGEYVDPSDKSAPLICRSCEKLSHRHCTCYVGPDHDFECFLCQVQVLDPFNAVVEFLWYGRMGNKHEILKISAPQFDKWLAQNRDVYVVSLPLSKNKLVHEWPKTFELRINNELVHVVKAPNWGHTRRDNPIKVTYAMHTGDNMLELSSTTYDDPVSFFLIVIMVSKRISVERIIETIKKRRTITVFESKRRILEFLNTHFEDDDVICVKNNRVELNCPLTLDRIELPTRGKLCKHIQCFDLSAYLQVMQNMSTFNKRWKCPECPLTVKPMDLVIDGYMLEILKSTPQGASTVELNETGDYRVVNCSSMCKYVKGPAELGKTKNRDCATIQGDSSTFNNDHVSSDSGIGELHTHFGSKRSGTDDVFVKVEGGINVGYIINSDMSDLFSANTSTECTPKELLICLESSDGEEYSKNGAQRRVESQQPTCDKRDENLCDAFSQANSNALGKYASEVASGNKSSRGQLQAYGCPKSTLSQRLSNLPQIAGDAHITKSIKRITTDTYASQSFMPVSPSTGSAVTAKTCEHPALMKRSKQKTALDISALRFGFFR, from the coding sequence ATGTTTACTGATACCAATCTTCCTTTGGACTTCACGTATTGTCTTTGCTATGGCGAATACGTAGATCCATCCGATAAATCGGCCCCTCTGATTTGTAGATCATGTGAGAAACTCAGCCATCGACACTGCACATGTTATGTGGGTCCAGATCACGATTTCGAATGTTTTCTATGCCAGGTTCAAGTACTAGATCCTTTTAACGCTGTGGTTGAATTTTTGTGGTACGGTCGCATGGGAAACAAACACGAGATTTTGAAAATTTCTGCTCCACAATTTGATAAGTGGTTGGCACAAAATAGGGACGTATACGTTGTATCACTGCCGCTATCTAAGAATAAACTTGTTCACGAGTGGCCAAAGACTTTCGAATTAAGAATCAACAATGAACTCGTGCATGTAGTTAAGGCACCAAATTGGGGACACACTAGAAGAGACAACCCTATAAAGGTAACTTACGCAATGCATACAGGTGACAACATGTTAGAATTATCTAGCACTACGTACGATGACCCAGTGTCGTTTTTCTTAATCGTAATAATGGTTTCAAAGAGAATTTCCGTTGAAAGGATTATTGAGACAATTAAAAAAAGGCGAACTATTACGGTTTTCGAATCGAAGCGCAGAATATTGGAGTTTCTAAATACACATttcgaggacgacgatgtAATATGCGTCAAAAACAATAGGGTTGAATTAAATTGCCCGCTTACGTTGGATAGAATTGAGTTGCCAACGCGGGGGAAactctgcaagcatataCAATGTTTTGACTTGAGTGCTTACCTTCAGGTTATGCAAAATATGTCCACATTCAATAAGCGGTGGAAGTGTCCAGAATGCCCATTAACAGTGAAGCCGATGGATTTGGTAATCGATGGTTATATGCTTGAAATCTTAAAGTCTACTCCACAAGGAGCGTCCACAGTGGAGTTGAATGAAACGGGAGATTACAGGGTAGTCAATTGTTCTAGCATGTGCAAATATGTAAAAGGCCCCGCTGAGTTGGGCAAAACAAAAAACAGGGATTGTGCAACAATACAAGGCGATAGCAGCACATTTAACAACGATCACGTCTCATCTGATAGCGGAATTGGAGAGTTACATACACATTTTGGCTCAAAACGAAGCGGAACTGACGATGTTTTCGTAAAGGTAGAAGGCGGCATAAATGTAGGTTATATTATTAACTCGGACATGAGTGACCTGTTTTCTGCCAATACATCAACTGAATGCACACCTAAAGAGCTGTTGATTTGTCTGGAATCCTCTGATGGGGAAGAATATTCTAAAAACGGCGCGCAACGGCGGGTGGAAAGTCAGCAACCCACGTGTGATAAACGTGACGAGAATCTGTGCGACGCGTTTTCTCAAGCAAACTCAAACGCTTTAGGTAAATACGCAAGTGAGGTTGCGAGCGGAAATAAATCGTCTAGAGGACAACTACAGGCGTACGGATGCCCAAAGTCTACCCTGTCACAAAGGCTCAGCAATCTGCCGCAAATAGCGGGCGACGCCCACATCACTAAAAGCATAAAACGCATTACAACCGACACATATGCGAGTCAATCGTTTATGCCTGTATCGCCCTCCACAGGTAGCGCTGTGACTGCAAAAACATGCGAACATCCGGCATTGATGAAACGGTCTAAACAAAAAACTGCGCTGGATATTAGTGCGCTGAGGTTTGGTTTTTTTCGTTAA